In Rosa rugosa chromosome 4, drRosRugo1.1, whole genome shotgun sequence, the genomic stretch tacatacatacagaGACAGTATCGTCCAaagattcaaaaaaaattataataagtTAATTGTTTTGCCAGTTCCAATTAATCCCTCAGCACGTACGGGTTTGTGTTGTTATTAGTTTGTCTTAATCTTCTTCGTCCTCGATAAATATGGAATGGAACATTATTTATTAGTTATCTTACGTTATATATACAGCTAGctttatataaatatatattcttgtatCAACCTAGCGACAATTGAAACACATTCAGCCGGTTCATACACGTACTACTTCTCTCCAGCAGTCCAGCAAATACATGTGGGCGACAGTGCTGTGAGCTCTTTGTTCCAAAGCCCTAGACACTAATCTCGACCTTTGTTCCAGCGCGCATATCTCACATACAATGTACATGATACAGATTTTATAGTCCATTTACAATGTATTTCTCATGTAAATTAACGTATAAATTAACAACTAGTGGTGGTTAATTATTAACATATTGCTGGACTTGCATTTGGATTCATGACCTGTTCGATCAATTCCTCGTGGTAAACACTTTCTCATGCAACTTAAGTATCTCACGAAGTTACTCCACAGGACATATCTCACAAAATTTACATTCAGAATCTATGTGAAACTGAACTCTTTTACAACTCCACGATTGTAACCAAAAGCAATGAAATTAGGGTTCATTACGAATTCATCATTTTCATACTAGTACTCGGTAAATCTTCAGCcttaattatataaatattacTGGGAAACACGTGCATCCAATAAAATATTTAGTATTACTGGGAAGTGACCCCATGAGATAAATTGTTCTTCTTCTCGGTCGTTGGTTTCGAGGTCCATGATGCATGCATGTGAGCTTGTACACGATCGCCTGCGTTTTGCGACCTCCAACAAGGGCCAAGACAGATGGGAGGGATCGGAAAGAGACTTGTTGTGGTGGAAAGCGTTACGGCGACGGGGTTCGTGTACTCTCTGACGTCACCGTATGGAGCAGCGATCGGAAGACCCGCAGCACCTCCGGTTTTGTTGGAGGCGACGCCGccatttctcttctttctttcggAATGAGTATTGATAAGGAGACTTCAAACAACATGTCGTCCACCCAAAAACATTCTATTTTAGTTTTATTCATTTGGGTTGAGATTGAATATTTCAATTCAACAAATTAGAATGTTTGTGGTGTTAGTGTGTTACATTGGTTTAATGGTTTTTATGTTACAGGCTATTACGTACATAGTCCTCTGCAGTTTTTTTCCGGAATTTCACTGAAGCTATTAACACATTAACTCCTGATAAACAATAACCAATCTAATAGTTCCCGACTGTAAAATATTATAGAATTTTAGTTCATGTTACATGCTTGAAAACGTCTCGGAGGTCCCTAAAGGGAATGTAAAGAATATGTGGATGAATATGCTATacggttttattttttttattttttgttcttgtgcattaattgtttattcaagACAATTTACAATTGCCATGTGCTCATATTCTGCAAGCAAGTACTAAGCTAACATATAGAAGCTTTGCGGGGTTCAGAAGAGAGAATTCATCCACAAGCTGGAGCCTCAAAGTGAGGCAGCACAACGAATTTGATGGACAAAGGGGTGATCGATAGAGGAGAATTTGTGGGAACAAGAACAGGTTCTAATTCCGGGATGTTTCCGTCCTTGGTAATTTCCAATGGAACTCCATTGAGGACCATGATTTTGCTTCTAAGGTTCCCGCCTTTTGGAGTCAGATGGTATTCTTTTCTATGTAACGGTCCATCTGATGCTTTGAGACCAACCCATGAAAGTGTTCTCTTTAGACCATGACTGAAATTATTTCCTTTGTCAGTGTTTCTTGATCGAGCAGCTGTATCGAACTCCAGAACATTTTTAACATCGACAGTGAAATCAGTCTGATTGCTTAAATTGATAAGGAGTAGCGTTATACCGGCCTGCAACAATATCATGAAGATAGTCAAAAAATACTATGGTAACAAGATGCTGGGAACAACTGTGTTCTTGTTTTTCTACAACTCCATCCAAAATCTACAGATAATACAGACTTACGCTTCCTTTTGAACAATGAGCATAAACGCGCAAGTGTGGTGCCCCGTAACGGTCAACAGCGAGAACACTTTGTCCCATAAGTCGATGCCACAGAAGTGCACTGTTCATTAGAAAACATATGATTCAGGATTTGACAAGTATGTCAAGTAAAAGGAAATTCTTTATATAGTCACACCAACACTCGTGCTTTACCTGTAGTAATCAGGGTTGGGAACAAATGAGGTTCTGTTGAGAAGACCGTAGTGCCCACCAACTAGGGACTGCCTGCAATATACTGCAGTATTGTACTTGGCTGACATTCCAAGCTGATCCAAGTACCTGTAATTCATATATAAATATGGTCTGTTATTTACAGAAAAATATATCAAACAAAGGTGGATTGCTCTATTTTCTGAAACCAAAAGCTTGGAAGATACACGATGTTGCATGTAATGTGGCAATAATAATTACCAAAAGCTGTTCACATATGTGTCAGATACATTATGACCACCGCTGTTATAGGCTCCTCCAGACTCTCCAACCCATATAGAAGCCCAAGGTCCATGCTGTCTCACTGTTGCTGCAAGATTATCGAATGTACCAGATATATGGTCCAAGTAAAACGGATCCAATATCTTTTGCATCAACTTGGGATCAACACCTGACAACAAGAGGTCAATTGTCAAATGGGGAGAAATTGGACCAATAAGTAGGCTGCATATGAACGTGCATGCATATAGAGCGTTTTTCATGGTATCAAGGTATAGCCAATTAGGTTCAAAAGTATTAATCGTGCATTCATAGGATAAAATGTGTGGTATTCACAACTGACCTGGCAACAGAGACAGATACAGTCATACAGGACAGCCTCAAGTTAAGGTCGGTAATATACTAATAtgtatttctttatttattacCCAAATAACCCAATGACCGAACAAGTGGAGTTAAATGAATATATTGAACTGTTATATATTCCCCACAGTATAAATTTGACTGGATTGGATCATCTGGACCTCTTTACCAGTACATAAAGAGGATTTCCCTTTTATTATCTTCTTTGGAGACTACTAGGTAAAACAGAGGAAGGGTTCCTGAAGCCAATAGTTCAATATGACCTGGAGGCAAAATAATTAGTATGGGCCATTATATAATTGGGATGCATCCTTCTAATTAATCAATAAGGTGGTTGGAATACAACTTAGTTTACAGAGGAAAGTAATCCATCACAAGGGACTCTGTGGGTGAGTATGCAAACACTCTTGAAACTTACAGACTGTGCAGTTATTAGATTTTTGACATGCAAAACTTACCTGGACCCAGATTGTAAAGATGCTGAGTGACAACATTGACTACGCCTGAACCAGAAACCTGAAGAAGCGTGGCAAACCACTTTTGATCATAGAATCCTCCAGGTCCTACAATTGCAGGCTTTATGTGGGAGTCATTGTACAACTGGTTGACAATTTGTTTAAGCTTCATCATGTCTTTTCCATACTGTTCAGCTCCAACTCTAGCTCCAACACCATTACCACAGAGCTCATTACCTACACCAAGATagacaagaatatatataagcaaaaacaaaacaagtgGCAAGAAAGATGTTCATATCTTTTCATAATCATACCCAACTCCCATGAATTTATGTGGTAGCCCTTCGAAACTGTATAATTAATAAAATCATAGGCATTGCTAGAGTCCCAATCTCCAACCCAAACATCCGCGCCTTTGTGGTGCCTCCCTGACAGTGCATTCAAGCTAAATGTGACAAGGGGCCTGAAAATGTAAGATACAGATCGTAAGTCACAGTACAAGTAAGCCTAGACCACATAATTCAGAGCAGCAAAGGATATGTAAGGGCAACAGTCCAACTTTCTTTTCTCCATGTTTTCGCTTCTCTAAAGACAGTTCATAAGTAATATATTTTACCTCGTCTTGCTGAACAAATGGTTAAGCTCATCCCATCTACTCATAGGTAAACATCCTGTAGAAAATCCAAACAACCCACCCTTCTGCTTTCTGAAAGGATGGCAAGGATATTTCAATTC encodes the following:
- the LOC133743736 gene encoding heparanase-like protein 1 yields the protein MELCVSLILFLISLPAFLAKDVGHASVVVDGTVATAQVDNNFVCATLDWWNHEKCDYNHCPWGSASVLNLNLSHPLLAKSIQAFNQLRIRIGGSLQDQVLYGVGELKYPCHPFRKQKGGLFGFSTGCLPMSRWDELNHLFSKTRPLVTFSLNALSGRHHKGADVWVGDWDSSNAYDFINYTVSKGYHINSWELGNELCGNGVGARVGAEQYGKDMMKLKQIVNQLYNDSHIKPAIVGPGGFYDQKWFATLLQVSGSGVVNVVTQHLYNLGPGVDPKLMQKILDPFYLDHISGTFDNLAATVRQHGPWASIWVGESGGAYNSGGHNVSDTYVNSFWYLDQLGMSAKYNTAVYCRQSLVGGHYGLLNRTSFVPNPDYYSALLWHRLMGQSVLAVDRYGAPHLRVYAHCSKGSAGITLLLINLSNQTDFTVDVKNVLEFDTAARSRNTDKGNNFSHGLKRTLSWVGLKASDGPLHRKEYHLTPKGGNLRSKIMVLNGVPLEITKDGNIPELEPVLVPTNSPLSITPLSIKFVVLPHFEAPACG